The Sesamum indicum cultivar Zhongzhi No. 13 linkage group LG2, S_indicum_v1.0, whole genome shotgun sequence genome contains a region encoding:
- the LOC105156060 gene encoding snurportin-1, protein MPPHDLRRPFKRAAISDQQRRRELSLQRQAQNRLDAQHQARCLAQTILSLQNDSAEPEPEFEFVPQPEEQAQDFDVRQAARLRGSEARRWFAKQLMLPEWMIDVPDRLNTDWYVCARPAGKRCFVVSSNGTTVSRLRNGSMLHRFPSALPNGSRTNNSSRSGQSYCILDCIFHEPDQTYYVIDMVCWAGMSLYECTAEFRFFWLNSKLVESGACNDPSPYHRYRFRTILIYDCDQEGLKAAYTGSMPYMKDGLLFYNKHAHYQSGNTPLVLVWKDENCSQYVLDTDSKGQVPEQQQLVLELLDDGRLATSDDPPVIFGCLDRDFIQKTGLEAGNLLRFAINEGGLYFADGKLERADLHYLGKPNRSRAFADSYSKVMFQYTARHSPLRIEHLFASISSLNEQENAISDTDMVG, encoded by the exons ATGCCGCCACACGATCTCCGCCGCCCATTCAAACGGGCGGCAATTTCAGATCAACAGAGGCGGCGAGAGTTGTCTTTGCAACGGCAAGCCCAGAACCGTCTAGACGCCCAGCATCAGGCCCGCTGTTTGGCACAAACTATTCTCTCCCTTCAGAATGACTCTGCTGAGCCTGAGccagaatttgaatttgtgcCTCAGCCCGAGGAACAGGCTCAAGATTTTGATGTTCGACAGGCGGCCAGGCTAAGAGGGTCAGAAGCCCGGCGATGGTTTGCTAAGCAGCTTATGCTACCTGAATGGATGATCGATGTCCCTGACCGATTAAACACTGATTG GTATGTGTGTGCTAGGCCAGCTGGAAAACGTTGTTTTGTGGTGTCATCTAATGGGACAACAGTTAGTAGGTTACGCAATGGCAGTATGCTTCACCGGTTCCCATCTGCTTTACCCAATGGTTCCAGGACCAATAACAGTTCGCGCTCTGGCCAATCATATTGTATACTTGATTGCATATTTCATGAG CCTGATCAGACGTACTATGTAATTGACATGGTGTGCTGGGCAGGAATGTCGTTGTATGAATGCactgctgagttcaggttttTCTGGTTAAACAGCAAGCTTGTTGAATCAGGGGCTTGCAATGATCCCTCACCTTACCATAGATATAGATTCAGGACTATTCTCATATATGACTGTGATCAGGAGGGTCTAAAAGCAGCTTATACTGGATCCATGCCATATATGAAGGATGGATTGTTGTTTTACAATAA GCATGCACATTATCAATCAGGGAATACCCCGTTGGTACTAGTGTGGAAGGATGAAAACTGTAGTCAGTATGTTCTTGATACGGATAGTAAGGGACAGGTTCCAGAGCAACAACAG TTAGTATTGGAGCTACTAGATGATGGGAGACTGGCTACATCAGATGATCCTCCGGTTATATTCGGTTGCTTGGACAGGGACTTCATTCAAAAG ACAGGACTTGAGGCTGGCAATCTCCTACGTTTTGCCATCAATGAAGGAGGATTATATTTTGCAGATGGGAAACTAGAGAGAGCTGATCTTCACTACCTTGGGAAACCTAATCGTTCGCGAGCTTTTGCTGATAGTTACTCAAAG GTCATGTTCCAGTACACAGCTCGTCATTCTCCTCTCAGAATCGAGCATCTTTTCGCATCAATTAGTTCGTTGAATGAACAAGAGAACGCGATTTCCGACACAGATATGGTTGGCTAA
- the LOC105156061 gene encoding uncharacterized protein At5g39865-like — MGCTSSTLLNQDEEFSQTGGSAAFSHHIVSLTSTTYGLLTLDPPPLNRIQPRSPTTVPPTPLAPPRITLGSLFPSPLSEPRSVRSQPLETVSSWELMSTLDSYHIPTFRFSPSPFATSKPFNPTVNKQDVARQGDEENISPNLGVVQSSIEVRKSSEGSSDRDDFLHGFEMICPPNGENKVVIYTTTLRGVRKTFEDCNAVRLAIEGLGTSFCERDISMDRGFRDELRELMKGKGSNESIPPRVFVKGRYIGGVEEMMRVVEEGNLVKLLQGLPKVRGGHVCEGCGGVRFLPCFTCNGSCKVMVDVKEDTEDRSVAVRCSDCNENGLVLCPICS; from the coding sequence ATGGGCTGCACTTCATCCACATTGCTTAACCAAGACGAAGAATTCTCCCAAACCGGTGGTTCAGCCGCTTTCAGCCACCACATTGTGTCCCTCACCTCCACTACTTACGGTTTGTTAACCCTTGACCCGCCGCCGTTGAACCGCATCCAGCCGCGTTCTCCCACAACAGTCCCTCCGACGCCGCTTGCTCCGCCGCGGATCACTCTGGGGTCTCTGTTTCCCAGTCCTCTGTCCGAACCGCGTTCTGTAAGGAGTCAGCCACTTGAAACTGTCAGCTCATGGGAGCTCATGTCTACCCTCGATTCCTATCACATTCCCACCTTCCGTTTCTCCCCTTCGCCGTTTGCTACCTCGAAGCCCTTCAATCCTACAGTCAATAAACAAGATGTGGCCCGGCAGGGGGATGAGGAGAACATTAGCCCGAATCTTGGGGTTGTTCAGTCCTCGATCGAGGTGAGGAAATCGTCTGAGGGTTCAAGCGATCGAGATGATTTTCTTCATGGGTTTGAAATGATTTGCCCGCCAAATGGGGAGAACAAAGTGGTGATATATACTACAACTTTGAGGGGAGTGAGGAAGACTTTTGAGGACTGCAATGCTGTCAGATTGGCGATTGAGGGACTCGGGACTTCGTTCTGTGAGCGTGATATTTCAATGGATAGAGGATTTAGGGATGAGTTGAGGGAATTGATGAAGGGAAAAGGGAGCAACGAGTCGATACCGCCACGAGTGTTTGTGAAGGGGAGGTACATTGGTGGAGTAGAGGAGATGATGAGGGTAGTGGAGGAGGGTAATCTAGTGAAATTACTTCAGGGATTGCCTAAAGTGAGAGGCGGACATGTGTGTGAGGGATGTGGGGGAGTAAGATTCTTGCCATGCTTTACATGTAATGGGAGTTGTAAGGTGATGGTGGATGTGAAGGAAGATACTGAGGATAGATCTGTGGCTGTGAGATGTAGCGATTGTAATGAGAATGGATTAGTGCTTTGCCCAATCTGTAGTTGA
- the LOC105156298 gene encoding NAC domain-containing protein 43: protein MSEDMSLSVNGHSKVPPGFRFHPTEEELLQYYLRKKLACEKIDLDVIREVDLNKLEPWEIQEKCKIGSTPQNDWYFFSHKDKKYPTGTRTNRATAAGFWKATGRDKVIQSNLRRIGMRKTLVFYRGRAPHGQKSDWIMHEYRLDDNTHDHSTTNVSNIGHEQSGPEEGWVVCRVFKKKNYHKALESPLTSSTPIMSANLPRNDAVLDQILMYMGRSSSSSCKQETESHGQFPNQPSGFMHIPELLDSPTINHPSSSSSALANQSTANNVLLTEIGPYSSDWAALDRLVASQLNGQSSMNEEFSFTFDHDDDQMQLVHMNSGADRHDHHNQVVMMSSETTDLWNFARSSSSSSSDPLCHLSA from the exons ATGTCAGAGGACATGAGTTTGTCCGTGAACGGACATTCCAAGGTGCCTCCAGGCTTCCGTTTCCACCCCACCGAAGAGGAACTCCTGCAATATTACCTCCGGAAGAAGCTGGCCTGCGAGAAAATCGACCTCGATGTTATCCGGGAGGTGGACCTTAACAAACTCGAACCTTGGGAGATTCAAG AGAAATGCAAAATAGGGTCCACCCCACAGAATGACTGGTACTTCTTCAGCCACAAAGACAAGAAGTATCCGACGGGGACACGGACAAACCGGGCGACGGCTGCCGGTTTCTGGAAGGCCACCGGACGAGATAAGGTGATTCAGAGCAATTTGAGGAGAATTGGGATGAGAAAGACGCTGGTTTTCTATAGAGGGAGAGCTCCACATGGCCAGAAATCGGACTGGATCATGCATGAGTACAGGCTTGACGACAACACTCATGATCACTCCACTActaat gTTTCAAATATTGGACACGAACAATCGGGGCCCGAGGAAGGCTGGGTGGTCTGCCGTgttttcaagaagaaaaactacCACAAGGCATTGGAAAGCCCCCTCACTTCATCCACCCCAATCATGTCCGCAAACCTCCCAAGAAACGACGCCGTCCTTGATCAGATACTCATGTACATGGgaagatcatcatcatcttcttgcAAGCAAGAGACCGAATCACATGGGCAGTTTCCTAATCAACCATCGGGCTTCATGCACATTCCCGAACTACTCGACAGTCCAACCATCAATcatccatcatcatcatcatcagcacTTGCCAACCAATCAACGGCCAACAACGTTCTGCTGACAGAAATCGGGCCGTATTCATCCGATTGGGCGGCGCTGGACCGCCTGGTCGCGTCTCAGCTCAACGGCCAGTCATCGATGAACGAAGAATTCTCATTTACATTCGACCACGATGATGATCAGATGCAGTTGGTACACATGAATAGTGGTGCAGACAGACACGATCATCATAATCAAGTGGTGATGATGAGCTCCGAGACGACAGATCTTTGGAACTTCGCCCGATCATCATCGTCGTCGTCTTCTGACCCGCTGTGCCACTTGTCCGCTtaa